A portion of the Manihot esculenta cultivar AM560-2 chromosome 2, M.esculenta_v8, whole genome shotgun sequence genome contains these proteins:
- the LOC110609902 gene encoding factor of DNA methylation 4 isoform X1 has protein sequence MYFRFAMPPTSEKERGSNDVKLEDYKYKYYKELSRGSIKVKISSSAYRCPYCHGKKDYHFEDLLQHANSLGRVSQRIDLEERAQHLALEKYMNRHFNVKERSVYGTKTESSSAQTRDRDHFIFSPTHMSGDTDWKKSPMNVTKTESSPVHKRDRDHLISSPKYMSRHIDVRKHSGYATKTESSHVHKHNRDYLVVSPPLHEKGKDQLLVWPWMGIVANIQTRFQDGRRVGESGAKLRDELTRKGFETIRVHPLWNHLGHSGFAIVDFKKDWDGFRNALMFEKDYEVNNCGKKEYFKPPLKGRGDKLYGWIAREDDYNSRSIIGDHLRRNGDLKSVSGKEIEDRRKDSKLLTKLTDTLQMNRERLKEMEVKYNETSVSLNKLMEEKDAIIRAYNEEKRKMQQNERDHFEKIYLEHEKAMLRLEDQRKDLKEREKQLQQREFQNEDERRKLHHEKKKNERAILEQKKADESMLRLVEEQKIQKEKLHMEIIELQKKLDTRQALELEIERLKGSLQIMDHMRDEDMEVKKKMDTVRQELMEKEEELDILESLNQTLIVKERMNNDEVQGARKELISALREDPRALIRVKKMGELDGSPFQAAAKRKFSDDADGKAGELCSLWDHYLRDPSWHPFKIITDKEGHSEEIINEDDEKLKDLKSEYGDEVYNAVTKALREINEYNPSGRYIVREIWNFKENRRATLQEGVAHLLKQWKPRKRRKT, from the exons ATGTATTTCAGGTTTGCAATGCCTCCCACTTCAGAAAAAGAAAGAGGCTCGAATGACGTTAAGTTGGAAGACTACAAATATAAGTACTATAAAGAGTTGTCGAGGGGAAGCATCAAAGTTAAAATTTCCAGTTCAGCTTATAGATGCCCCTATTGTCACGGGAAGAAGGATTACCATTTTGAGGACCTTCTCCAACATGCTAATAGTCTTGGTAGAGTTTCTCAAAGGATAGATCTCGAAGAGAGAGCTCAGCACTTAGCTTTGGAGAAGTATATGAACAGGCATTTTAATGTGAAGGAGAGGTCGGTGTATGGCACCAAAACTGAGTCTTCCAGTGCACAAACACGTGATAGAGATCACTTTATCTTTTCTCCAACACATATGAGTGGGGATACTGATTGGAAAAAGAGTCCAATGAATGTCACCAAAACTGAGTCTTCCCCTGTACATAAACGTGATAGGGATCACTTGATATCTTCTCCCAAGTATATGAGTAGGCATATTGATGTGAGGAAGCATTCAGGGTATGCCACCAAAACTGAGTCTTCCCATGTGCATAAACATAATAGGGATTACTTGGTTGTTTCTCCACCTTTACATGAAAAGGGTAAGGATCAATTGCTTGTTTGGCCATGGATGGGAATTGTTGCTAATATCCAAACTCGGTTTCAAGATGGTCGTCGTGTCGGTGAAAGTGGTGCAAAACTTAGGGATGAACTAACAAGAAAGGGGTTTGAAACAATTAGGGTACATCCTTTATGGAATCACTTGGGGCATTCAGGATTTGCCATTGTAGATTTCAAGAAAGACTGGGATGGCTTCAGGAATGCACTTATGTTTGAAAAAGATTATGAAGTCAATAACTGTGGGAAGAAAGAATATTTTAAGCCTCCACTAAAAGGTCGAGGAGATAAGTTGTATGGTTGGATTGCACGTGAAGATGACTATAACTCCAGAAGTATTATTGGTGATCATTTGAGAAGGAATGGGGATTTGAAAAGTGTTTCTGGTAAAGAAATTGAGGACCGTAGGAAGGATTCAAAACTTTTGACCAAGTTAACGGATACCTTGCAAATGAACCGTGAGCGCCTCAAAGAAATGGAGGTCAAGTACAATGAGACCAGTGTATCTTTGAACAAACTAATGGAAGAAAAAGACGCCATTATCAGAGCTTATAATGAAG aaaaaagaaagatgCAGCAAAATGAGCGTGATCATTTTGAGAAGATTTACTTAGAGCACGAGAAAGCTATGCTGCGATTGGAGGATCAGAGAAAAGATCTGAAGGAGCGTGAGAAGCAATTGCAACAGCGTGAGTTTCAAAATGAAGATGAGAGGAGGAAGCTTCATCATGAGAAGAAAAAG AATGAGAGGGCAATCTTGGAGCAGAAAAAGGCAGATGAAAGCATGTTGAGGCTGGTAGAAGAACAAAAG ATACAAAAAGAGAAACTCCATATGGAAATTATTGAGCTGCAAAAGAAGCTTGACACTAGGCAAGCATTGGAGTTGGAAATAGAGCGCCTGAAGGGTTCTTTACAAATAATGGACCACATGAGAGATGAGGACATGGAGGTCAAGAAAAAGATGGACACAGTGCGCCAAGAATTGatggaaaaagaagaagaattagATATATTAGAATCACTTAATCAAACTCTTATTGTTAAGGAGCGCATGAATAACGATGAAGTCCAAGGTGCTCGAAAGGAGTTAATAAGT GCTTTGAGAGAAGATCCTCGTGCTTTGATACGTGTAAAGAAAATGGGAGAGCTTGATGGTTCACCTTTCCAGGCTGCAGCCAAGAGAAAATTTTCTGATGACGCAGATGGGAAAGCAGGAGAGCTGTGTTCACTGTGGGATCATTACCTTCGAGACCCTAGCTGGCATCCATTTAAGATCATCACTGATAAGGAGGGACATAGTGAG GAGATAATCAATGAAGATGATGAAAAACTGAAAGATCTGAAGAGCGAGTATGGTGATGAAGTTTATAATGCTGTGACCAAAGCCTTGAGAGAAATAAACGAGTATAATCCAAGTGGAAGGTACATAGTAAGGGAGATTTGGAATTTCAAGGAGAACAGAAGAGCAACGCTACAGGAGGGAGTGGCACATTTACTGAAACAGTGGAAGCCGCGTAAACGAAGGAAAACCTAA
- the LOC110609904 gene encoding cytochrome P450 710A1, whose amino-acid sequence MLRLLSFITSLSTALPYIVYFILFLLFFEQISYLIKKRQAPGPSLVLPFFGNAISLVRDPTKFWEAQSALSSGFGFSVNYIIGRFIVFVRDTELSHLIFANVRPDAFMLVGHPFGKKLFGEHNMIYMFGQDHKDLRHRIAPNFTPRALATYSELQQIIMLKHLKKWETMAKEKPNEPISLRLLVRDMNLETSQTVMVGPYLSPEARERFKFDYNLFNVGTMKLPVDLPGFAFRNARLAVDRLAQTLAGCTKQSKTIMAKDEEPKCLVDFWMKETLREISDAKAAGKPAPPHTSDAEIGGYLFDFLFAAQDASTSSLLWAVALLDSHPEILSRVREEVTSIWSPQTNRLITADQVREMKYTQAVAREVIRYRAPATLVPHVAVKDFPLTESYTIPKGTIVFPSVYESSFQGFIEADRFDPDRFSEERQEDQRFKRNFLAFGAGAHQCVGQRYALNHLVLFIALFSTLVEFKRHGTDGCDDIVYNPTISPKDGCTVFLSSRCTEFPSF is encoded by the coding sequence ATGCTTCGCCTCTTATCTTTCATTACCTCTCTATCCACAGCACTTCCATACatagtttattttattcttttccttctGTTTTTTGAGCAGATCTCTTACTTGATAAAGAAACGCCAAGCTCCTGGTCCGTCTCTTGTGCTTCCTTTTTTTGGCAACGCAATCTCCTTGGTTAGAGACCCCACCAAATTCTGGGAAGCTCAGTCTGCTCTCTCTTCTGGGTTTGGTTTCTCTGTTAACTATATCATCGGGAGGTTCATTGTCTTCGTTCGCGACACTGAGCTCTCCCATCTTATTTTCGCAAATGTGAGGCCCGATGCTTTCATGCTTGTTGGTCACCCTTTTGGTAAGAAGCTATTTGGAGAGCATAATATGATCTACATGTTCGGCCAGGATCACAAGGATCTTCGCCATCGGATTGCCCCCAATTTCACTCCAAGGGCACTTGCCACCTACTCTGAGCTCCAGCAGATCATCATGCTGAAGCATTTGAAGAAGTGGGAGACAATGGCTAAGGAGAAGCCTAATGAACCCATCTCCCTGCGTCTGCTGGTTCGAGACATGAACCTTGAGACTTCGCAGACTGTAATGGTTGGACCCTACTTGAGCCCTGAAGCTCGAGAGAGGTTCAAGTTCGATTATAACTTATTCAATGTTGGCACCATGAAGCTCCCTGTTGACCTCCCCGGATTCGCCTTTCGAAACGCTAGGCTTGCTGTTGACCGCCTCGCCCAGACTCTAGCCGGATGCACTAAACAGAGCAAAACGATAATGGCAAAAGACGAGGAGCCCAAATGCTTGGTGGATTTCTGGATGAAAGAAACTCTCAGGGAAATCTCAGATGCGAAAGCAGCCGGCAAACCTGCACCACCTCATACCAGCGATGCCGAGATTGGGGGCTATCTCTTCGATTTCCTCTTTGCTGCTCAGGATGCTTCCACATCTTCGCTTCTATGGGCAGTGGCTTTGCTGGATTCGCATCCTGAGATTTTATCTAGAGTTCGAGAAGAAGTTACCAGCATCTGGTCACCGCAGACCAATCGTCTAATCACTGCAGACCAGGTCAGGGAAATGAAGTATACACAGGCGGTGGCGCGTGAAGTTATAAGGTACAGAGCGCCAGCTACCTTAGTGCCACATGTCGCCGTGAAGGACTTTCCCTTGACGGAGTCATACACAATTCCGAAGGGGACAATAGTGTTCCCGTCGGTGTATGAGAGTTCGTTCCAAGGTTTCATAGAAGCAGACCGGTTCGACCCGGATCGTTTCTCGGAGGAACGGCAGGAAGATCAGCGGTTCAAGAGGAACTTCCTGGCATTTGGGGCCGGAGCCCATCAGTGTGTGGGTCAGAGGTATGCTTTGAATCATCTGGTGCTATTTATCGCCCTGTTTTCTACCTTAGTTGAGTTCAAGCGCCACGGAACGGACGGCTGCGATGATATTGTTTACAATCCAACAATCAGTCCAAAGGACGGATGCACAGTATTCCTTTCTAGTCGATGCACAGAATTTCCCAGCTTCTGA
- the LOC110605648 gene encoding serine/threonine-protein kinase PCRK1 isoform X2: protein MKCFHFTNGERREDDEGVGGGAAGTDVVSRVVSRVSWARSLSMASSSVDTRRSEFDSESNSSRDLSDSLGFYEFLSQRRANDLRVFTFADLKSATRGFSRALLIGEGGFGCVYRGVVRVPDDENDGFDSKMDVAIKQLNRHGFQGHKEWINEVNFLGVVKHPNLVKLVGYCAEDDERGMQRLLVYELMHNKSLEDHLLARVPTSLPWMTRLKIAQDAARGLAYLHEEMDFQLIFRDFKPSNVLLDEEFNAKLSDFGLARQGPPEGLGHVSTSVVGTVGYAAPEYVQTGRLTVKSDVWSFGVVLYELITGRRALERNLPRAEQKLLEWVRPYVSDSKKFHLILDPRLEGQHCIKSAQKLAVIANKCLTKQPKSRPKMSEVVEMLGDIISDTSSQDEVACEPEEVKEETSMETDESIKQGNGCRKKVFDLREIVNLRNRSIGKLDWRNWTPGLVRTSE, encoded by the exons atgaagTGTTTTCATTTCACCAACGGGGAACGGAGAGAGGACGACGAGGGAGTCGGCGGTGGTGCTGCTGGAACCGATGTCGTTTCAAGGGTCGTGTCCAGGGTGTCATGGGCAAGGTCTTTGAGTATGGCGTCGAGTAGTGTGGACACTAGACGTTCTGAGTTTGACTCTGAGTCTAACTCGTCTAGGGACTTGTCTGACTCGCTTGGTTTCTATGAGTTTTTGTCTCAGCGGAGAGCTAATGATCTGAGAGTTTTCACTTTCGCGGACCTTAAATCTGCTACCCGAGGGTTCAGCAGAGCTCTGTTGATCGGCGAGGGAGGATTTGGCTGTGTTTACAGAGGTGTTGTTAGGGTTCCGGATGATGAAAACGACGGTTTTGATTCTAAAATGGACGTTGCTATAAAACAGTTGAATCGTCATGGTTTCCAG GGGCATAAGGAATGGATAAATGAAGTGAATTTTTTGGGTGTAGTAAAGCACCCAAATCTTGTCAAGTTGGTGGGTTATTGTGCTGAAGATGATGAAAGAGGGATGCAACGGCTTTTGGTCTACGAGCTTATGCATAACAAAAGTTTAGAGGACCATTTGTTGGCTCGAGTGCCTACATCTCTCCCGTGGATGACAAGATTGAAAATTGCCCAAGATGCAGCTCGTGGATTGGCTTACCTCCATGAAGAAATGGATTTTCAG CTAATATTTCGGGATTTTAAACCATCAAATGTTCTGCTAGATGAGGAATTCAATGCAAAACTTTCAGATTTTGGTCTGGCTAGGCAGGGACCTCCTGAAGGACTTGGACATGTTTCAACTTCA GTTGTGGGCACAGTGGGTTATGCTGCTCCAGAGTATGTTCAGACTGGCAGGCTGACTGTAAAGAGTGATGTGTGGAGCTTTGGTGTAGTTCTCTATGAGCTTATTACAGGAAGGCGAGCGCTAGAGAGAAACCTTCCCCGGGCTGAGCAGAAGCTTTTAGAATGGGTAAGACCGTATGTATCAGATTCAAAGAAGTTCCACCTTATTTTAGACCCAAGACTTGAAGGACAGCATTGCATCAAATCAGCCCAGAAACTAGCAGTCATCGCAAACAAGTGTCTAACAAAACAGCCAAAATCCCGACCTAAAATGAGCGAGGTGGTGGAGATGCTGGGAGACATCATAAGTGACACATCATCTCAAGACGAAGTTGCCTGTGAACCTGAAGAAGTAAAGGAAGA AACTTCCATGGAGACTGATGAGTCAATTAAACAAGGGAACGGATGTCGGAAGAAGGTTTTTGATTTAAGAGAAATAGTCAACTTGAGGAACAGATCCATAGGGAAATTAGATTGGAGAAATTGGACACCTGGGTTGGTGAGAACTTCAGAATAG
- the LOC110609078 gene encoding probable serine/threonine-protein kinase PBL9: MGGCLSAQIKAESSCNTGLSSRYVSTDGNDHSSSSEVSSVSVPLALRTEGQILQSSNLKSFSFSDLKTATRNFRPDSVLGEGGFGSVFKGWIDEHSFTAAKPGTGLVIAVKRLNQEGFQGHKEWLAEVNYLGQFYHPHLVKLIGYCLEDEHRLLVYEFMPRGSLENHLFRRGSYFQPLSWNLRLKVALGAAKGLAFLHSAENKVIYRDFKTSNILLDSNYNAKLSDFGLAKDGPTGDKSHVSTRVMGTYGYAAPEYLATGHLSAKSDVYSFGVVLLEMLSGRRAIDKNRPSGEHNVVEWAKPYLANKRKIFRVLDNRLEGQYSMDVAYKAATLASRCISSEPKFRPNMDEVVSSLEQLQGSKETESTNTPSSNARRLRRRSADDAIGGKTATAYPRPSASPLYA; this comes from the exons atgggAGGTTGCTTGAGCGCCCAAATTAAAGCTGAGAGCTCATGCAACACAG GGCTGAGCTCGAGGTATGTTAGCACAGATGGGAATGATCATAGCTCGAGTAGCGAAGTCTCATCAGTTTCAGTGCCACTAGCTCTTCGGACCGAAGGTCAGATCTTGCAGTCCTCTAATCTGAAGAGCTTCAGCTTTTCTGATCTCAAGACTGCTACGAGAAATTTTCGTCCTGATAGTGTCTTAGGAGAAGGTggttttggttcggtttttaaggGATGGATTGATGAGCATTCATTTACTGCTGCCAAGCCTGGAACTGGACTGGTTATTGCTGTGAAAAGACTTAACCAAGAGGGTTTCCAAGGGCACAAGGAGTGGTTG GCTGAAGTAAATTATCTGGGACAATTTTATCATCCTCATCTTGTGAAGCTGATTGGCTACTGCTTAGAGGATGAACACAGGCTTTTGGTATATGAGTTCATGCCTCGAGGCAGCCTGGAAAATCATTTATTTAGGA GAGGGTCTTATTTCCAGCCTCTTTCTTGGAATCTCCGCTTGAAGGTTGCTCTTGGTGCTGCCAAGGGGCTTGCATTTCTTCATAGTGCTGAAAATAAAGTTATATATCGGGACTTCAAGACTTCTAACATTCTACTTGATTCG AACTACAATGCCAAGCTCTCTGATTTTGGGTTGGCCAAGGATGGGCCAACAGGTGATAAGAGTCATGTCTCGACCAGGGTTATGGGTACCTATGGATATGCAGCTCCGGAATATCTAGCCACGG GTCATTTGTCTGCCAAGAGTGATGTCTATAGCTTTGGAGTTGTTTTGTTGGAGATGTTATCTGGAAGGAGAGCGATCGATAAAAATCGGCCATCTGGAGAACACAATGTAGTGGAATGGGCTAAACCCTATCTGGCAAACAAACGAAAGATTTTTCGAGTCCTGGACAATCGTTTGGAAGGACAGTATTCAATGGATGTTGCCTACAAGGCAGCTACCCTTGCATCGCGTTGCATTTCTAGTGAACCCAAGTTCCGGCCGAACATGGATGAGGTTGTTTCTTCGTTGGAACAACTCCAAGGTTCCAAAGAAACGGAAAGCACCAACACACCTTCAAGCAATGCACGCAGACTTCGTAGACGAAGTGCAGATGATGCTATTGGTGGAAAGACAGCAACTGCTTATCCTCGACCGTCTGCTTCCCCTCTTTATGCTTAA
- the LOC110605648 gene encoding serine/threonine-protein kinase PCRK1 isoform X1 → MKCFHFTNGERREDDEGVGGGAAGTDVVSRVVSRVSWARSLSMASSSVDTRRSEFDSESNSSRDLSDSLGFYEFLSQRRANDLRVFTFADLKSATRGFSRALLIGEGGFGCVYRGVVRVPDDENDGFDSKMDVAIKQLNRHGFQGHKEWINEVNFLGVVKHPNLVKLVGYCAEDDERGMQRLLVYELMHNKSLEDHLLARVPTSLPWMTRLKIAQDAARGLAYLHEEMDFQLIFRDFKPSNVLLDEEFNAKLSDFGLARQGPPEGLGHVSTSVVGTVGYAAPEYVQTGRLTVKSDVWSFGVVLYELITGRRALERNLPRAEQKLLEWVRPYVSDSKKFHLILDPRLEGQHCIKSAQKLAVIANKCLTKQPKSRPKMSEVVEMLGDIISDTSSQDEVACEPEEVKEETSMETDESIKQGTSMETDESIKQGNGCRKKVFDLREIVNLRNRSIGKLDWRNWTPGLVRTSE, encoded by the exons atgaagTGTTTTCATTTCACCAACGGGGAACGGAGAGAGGACGACGAGGGAGTCGGCGGTGGTGCTGCTGGAACCGATGTCGTTTCAAGGGTCGTGTCCAGGGTGTCATGGGCAAGGTCTTTGAGTATGGCGTCGAGTAGTGTGGACACTAGACGTTCTGAGTTTGACTCTGAGTCTAACTCGTCTAGGGACTTGTCTGACTCGCTTGGTTTCTATGAGTTTTTGTCTCAGCGGAGAGCTAATGATCTGAGAGTTTTCACTTTCGCGGACCTTAAATCTGCTACCCGAGGGTTCAGCAGAGCTCTGTTGATCGGCGAGGGAGGATTTGGCTGTGTTTACAGAGGTGTTGTTAGGGTTCCGGATGATGAAAACGACGGTTTTGATTCTAAAATGGACGTTGCTATAAAACAGTTGAATCGTCATGGTTTCCAG GGGCATAAGGAATGGATAAATGAAGTGAATTTTTTGGGTGTAGTAAAGCACCCAAATCTTGTCAAGTTGGTGGGTTATTGTGCTGAAGATGATGAAAGAGGGATGCAACGGCTTTTGGTCTACGAGCTTATGCATAACAAAAGTTTAGAGGACCATTTGTTGGCTCGAGTGCCTACATCTCTCCCGTGGATGACAAGATTGAAAATTGCCCAAGATGCAGCTCGTGGATTGGCTTACCTCCATGAAGAAATGGATTTTCAG CTAATATTTCGGGATTTTAAACCATCAAATGTTCTGCTAGATGAGGAATTCAATGCAAAACTTTCAGATTTTGGTCTGGCTAGGCAGGGACCTCCTGAAGGACTTGGACATGTTTCAACTTCA GTTGTGGGCACAGTGGGTTATGCTGCTCCAGAGTATGTTCAGACTGGCAGGCTGACTGTAAAGAGTGATGTGTGGAGCTTTGGTGTAGTTCTCTATGAGCTTATTACAGGAAGGCGAGCGCTAGAGAGAAACCTTCCCCGGGCTGAGCAGAAGCTTTTAGAATGGGTAAGACCGTATGTATCAGATTCAAAGAAGTTCCACCTTATTTTAGACCCAAGACTTGAAGGACAGCATTGCATCAAATCAGCCCAGAAACTAGCAGTCATCGCAAACAAGTGTCTAACAAAACAGCCAAAATCCCGACCTAAAATGAGCGAGGTGGTGGAGATGCTGGGAGACATCATAAGTGACACATCATCTCAAGACGAAGTTGCCTGTGAACCTGAAGAAGTAAAGGAAGAAACTTCCATGGAGACTGATGAGTCAATTAAACAAGGAACTTCCATGGAGACTGATGAGTCAATTAAACAAGGGAACGGATGTCGGAAGAAGGTTTTTGATTTAAGAGAAATAGTCAACTTGAGGAACAGATCCATAGGGAAATTAGATTGGAGAAATTGGACACCTGGGTTGGTGAGAACTTCAGAATAG
- the LOC110609902 gene encoding factor of DNA methylation 4 isoform X2 gives MPPTSEKERGSNDVKLEDYKYKYYKELSRGSIKVKISSSAYRCPYCHGKKDYHFEDLLQHANSLGRVSQRIDLEERAQHLALEKYMNRHFNVKERSVYGTKTESSSAQTRDRDHFIFSPTHMSGDTDWKKSPMNVTKTESSPVHKRDRDHLISSPKYMSRHIDVRKHSGYATKTESSHVHKHNRDYLVVSPPLHEKGKDQLLVWPWMGIVANIQTRFQDGRRVGESGAKLRDELTRKGFETIRVHPLWNHLGHSGFAIVDFKKDWDGFRNALMFEKDYEVNNCGKKEYFKPPLKGRGDKLYGWIAREDDYNSRSIIGDHLRRNGDLKSVSGKEIEDRRKDSKLLTKLTDTLQMNRERLKEMEVKYNETSVSLNKLMEEKDAIIRAYNEEKRKMQQNERDHFEKIYLEHEKAMLRLEDQRKDLKEREKQLQQREFQNEDERRKLHHEKKKNERAILEQKKADESMLRLVEEQKIQKEKLHMEIIELQKKLDTRQALELEIERLKGSLQIMDHMRDEDMEVKKKMDTVRQELMEKEEELDILESLNQTLIVKERMNNDEVQGARKELISALREDPRALIRVKKMGELDGSPFQAAAKRKFSDDADGKAGELCSLWDHYLRDPSWHPFKIITDKEGHSEEIINEDDEKLKDLKSEYGDEVYNAVTKALREINEYNPSGRYIVREIWNFKENRRATLQEGVAHLLKQWKPRKRRKT, from the exons ATGCCTCCCACTTCAGAAAAAGAAAGAGGCTCGAATGACGTTAAGTTGGAAGACTACAAATATAAGTACTATAAAGAGTTGTCGAGGGGAAGCATCAAAGTTAAAATTTCCAGTTCAGCTTATAGATGCCCCTATTGTCACGGGAAGAAGGATTACCATTTTGAGGACCTTCTCCAACATGCTAATAGTCTTGGTAGAGTTTCTCAAAGGATAGATCTCGAAGAGAGAGCTCAGCACTTAGCTTTGGAGAAGTATATGAACAGGCATTTTAATGTGAAGGAGAGGTCGGTGTATGGCACCAAAACTGAGTCTTCCAGTGCACAAACACGTGATAGAGATCACTTTATCTTTTCTCCAACACATATGAGTGGGGATACTGATTGGAAAAAGAGTCCAATGAATGTCACCAAAACTGAGTCTTCCCCTGTACATAAACGTGATAGGGATCACTTGATATCTTCTCCCAAGTATATGAGTAGGCATATTGATGTGAGGAAGCATTCAGGGTATGCCACCAAAACTGAGTCTTCCCATGTGCATAAACATAATAGGGATTACTTGGTTGTTTCTCCACCTTTACATGAAAAGGGTAAGGATCAATTGCTTGTTTGGCCATGGATGGGAATTGTTGCTAATATCCAAACTCGGTTTCAAGATGGTCGTCGTGTCGGTGAAAGTGGTGCAAAACTTAGGGATGAACTAACAAGAAAGGGGTTTGAAACAATTAGGGTACATCCTTTATGGAATCACTTGGGGCATTCAGGATTTGCCATTGTAGATTTCAAGAAAGACTGGGATGGCTTCAGGAATGCACTTATGTTTGAAAAAGATTATGAAGTCAATAACTGTGGGAAGAAAGAATATTTTAAGCCTCCACTAAAAGGTCGAGGAGATAAGTTGTATGGTTGGATTGCACGTGAAGATGACTATAACTCCAGAAGTATTATTGGTGATCATTTGAGAAGGAATGGGGATTTGAAAAGTGTTTCTGGTAAAGAAATTGAGGACCGTAGGAAGGATTCAAAACTTTTGACCAAGTTAACGGATACCTTGCAAATGAACCGTGAGCGCCTCAAAGAAATGGAGGTCAAGTACAATGAGACCAGTGTATCTTTGAACAAACTAATGGAAGAAAAAGACGCCATTATCAGAGCTTATAATGAAG aaaaaagaaagatgCAGCAAAATGAGCGTGATCATTTTGAGAAGATTTACTTAGAGCACGAGAAAGCTATGCTGCGATTGGAGGATCAGAGAAAAGATCTGAAGGAGCGTGAGAAGCAATTGCAACAGCGTGAGTTTCAAAATGAAGATGAGAGGAGGAAGCTTCATCATGAGAAGAAAAAG AATGAGAGGGCAATCTTGGAGCAGAAAAAGGCAGATGAAAGCATGTTGAGGCTGGTAGAAGAACAAAAG ATACAAAAAGAGAAACTCCATATGGAAATTATTGAGCTGCAAAAGAAGCTTGACACTAGGCAAGCATTGGAGTTGGAAATAGAGCGCCTGAAGGGTTCTTTACAAATAATGGACCACATGAGAGATGAGGACATGGAGGTCAAGAAAAAGATGGACACAGTGCGCCAAGAATTGatggaaaaagaagaagaattagATATATTAGAATCACTTAATCAAACTCTTATTGTTAAGGAGCGCATGAATAACGATGAAGTCCAAGGTGCTCGAAAGGAGTTAATAAGT GCTTTGAGAGAAGATCCTCGTGCTTTGATACGTGTAAAGAAAATGGGAGAGCTTGATGGTTCACCTTTCCAGGCTGCAGCCAAGAGAAAATTTTCTGATGACGCAGATGGGAAAGCAGGAGAGCTGTGTTCACTGTGGGATCATTACCTTCGAGACCCTAGCTGGCATCCATTTAAGATCATCACTGATAAGGAGGGACATAGTGAG GAGATAATCAATGAAGATGATGAAAAACTGAAAGATCTGAAGAGCGAGTATGGTGATGAAGTTTATAATGCTGTGACCAAAGCCTTGAGAGAAATAAACGAGTATAATCCAAGTGGAAGGTACATAGTAAGGGAGATTTGGAATTTCAAGGAGAACAGAAGAGCAACGCTACAGGAGGGAGTGGCACATTTACTGAAACAGTGGAAGCCGCGTAAACGAAGGAAAACCTAA